A portion of the Zootoca vivipara chromosome 6, rZooViv1.1, whole genome shotgun sequence genome contains these proteins:
- the PRX gene encoding periaxin, which translates to MEAQLSSMEKTIETSELLEIIVETEAEAGVSGMSVAGGGKSGLFVKDVLKDSPAARALSLREGDQLLSARVYFDNIKYEDALQILKCAEPYKISFCLKRTVPSTDVSRKPGATTFEVRGPKAKMAKLNIQSLTSLKKKKKKAAAAAAKAKDLQVVSGVSWSGDVAGGKLDVAPVDVEFSLPKFSKLRKAKSAGEVAVSESSPDISPRLSSLETKRRRLKFPRLKVKEAAAARAKGAGGWLEVGLPKAAVEAKAAGGLSRFSVPFGKTKRAGAKAEGEFQAPQVELDLPLPKAGPGRGSPKGRVQATQFGLPKVEASLPKVSGLEIPEGGLQAGLKLPAAEVAAPKVDVDLSFPGLERAAPEMTPKGEGFKIRAPKFGVSAEEAELKAPSVKVPAVEVALGKMEEREEEKLKAEVALPRLEVGIPSVELEMPLPKGKAEAELPSVSTKVPLLSLPKLGSRAPLEKGEEEEGRLPQVELSMGRHESPKAKAKGAKIQLPGFGISLTERKPESKEGAMFPEVKVPSLDIALPKVGDVQLSRPMVEVAAPAGRPKSGEVAEAPGFKFQLPQVSLPKFDLSAKADSLPQMHTQVPRLEGEPGVKVSVPKVDLSLPAMRLPDMQLPKAPVPRPELDISMEKPRVEVAVPSARLSCPSAAVPALDIDLPKVGLELDLPKVEREPAASEQLPRGNEVKFRVPSPKAVSRDLEVEISVPTCQGGLPETEPRERVLGGPDVSGMVARIPKVDLSLGKALPGGEGAAESSLAVKGQPLPKVGLEVEGAKVKMPSVEIPSVKIPDMTLEGSKALEAEASIKAPRFTLPKFSIPGPKAWKASPEASAPEAEGGMEAKLKVPKFGISFPKSKVDVEGTAHKARALEAHGGVELPVVDVAVPAVDVDLGLPAWPSEEPSAAPLPEVGIEVPDIKLKVPKFSLAKFRGKGKEGDLAFESQEGKLRGSREALAGDLGTKVPEKEAKASKFKMPSFGLMRRDTAGMEAEAKKAPGSPKEKPKGGPFAKMPKLKLSSPKVEADRGKLAHLQAPPELEVKVPQVELPRISARDGVGLAVGAESPTLKVKVPSLEISMPSSRGEGEKPVVDVSEADLRGYEGELKIPRVPSVGISTPKLELEVSLPTAGVEEPTQPAEAKIQLPQVELPRLGRAEEGGAEVQLLGGHRLSFGEEGGDGALDTSLLGTKIRLPRVDLSLPKGRLSDTELPLTAEGGEVGPEGSEAKFRMPSVGLPKFSAPRVKAPEVELDVGSEAGKGVRAKAGGPVIRLAKFGGSTSDREAEAEADSPRVPQLELKAPKLRGSAEALSPEAKEAARIKMPSVPIGFGLAKGEAEARGSPEEGKFKIKLPSLGLSKAGADTQPLCPPPEGADFSFKMPQIALPDVGFSVDQEGKSEAARREAGKLPDLDVEVGGFEARLKAPQIKVPAVELLGSQGDGSPSPGRRGSGGGEAEGKRAAFHVPGVELSAPSLKAHAEYQVEEAQLRHGSSQELRGGRGLETPEAEAGKRYKVKIPKFGLSLPKGGAEGGEGGPPGHEGEAKVKRPTFGLGRAKGRGAEGLLEGEGEEADGSKRGMAKMKLKPPTFGLSLSPKAKGGGAEVNGELEDGSPLKMKVPKLGFSKGEGGAQVNGEQAGASLHNGAKLGKIRLPQVELSSPPKMAGADLELNLELVRAEEAKDEAPGAGRGALAALKAAKFKSPKISFSGFRKRTGEGAAGAVVSSAARVEMSSLEAAEMGAKGERSPKSRFPKVALSPKAQGGLEGGSEQGEGGLRIKLPSVGFSGEHEGQVLEGRATGARGEAGEATV; encoded by the exons ATGGAGGCGCagttgagctccatggagaagaCTATTGAGACCTCCGAGCTGCTGGAGATCATCGTGGAGACTGAGGCGGAAGCCGGGGTCAGCGGGATGAGCGTGGCCGGAGGGGGAAAGAGCGGCCTCTTCGTCAAGGACGTCCTGAAGGACTCGCCTGCTGCTCGGGCGTTGAGCCTCCGTGAAG GCGACCAGCTCCTGAGTGCCAGAGTCTATTTTGACAACATCAAGTATGAAGACGCCTTGCAGATCCTCAAGTGTGCCGAGCCGTACAAGATCTCCTTTTGCCTGAAACGGACCGTACCCAGCACTGACGTCTCCCGCAAGCCTGGAGCCACCACCTTTGAAGTCAGGGGCCCCAAAGCCAAGATGGCCAAACTG AACATCCAGAGCCTGACTTcgctgaagaaaaagaagaagaaggcagcggcggcggctgcaaaGGCAAAGGACCTGCAGGTGGTGTCAGGGGTGTCCTGGAGCGGGGATGTGGCTGGCGGCAAGCTGGACGTGGCTCCTGTCGACGTGGAGTTCTCTCTGCCCAAGTTCTCCAAGCTGCGCAAGGCTAAGAGCGCAGGAGAAGTGGCCGTTTCGGAGTCCAGCCCGGACATCTCTCCTCGCCTGTCTTCCCTGGAGACCAAGCGGCGCAGGCTGAAGTTCCCCAGGTTGAAGGTTAAAGAGGCTGCAGCAGCGAGAGCCAAGGGAGCTGGGGGCTGGCTGGAGGTGGGCCTGCCCAAGGCTGCGGTGGAGGCGAAAGCAGCAGGCGGCCTCTCCCGCTTCAGCGTGCCCTTCGGCAAGACCAAGAGGGCGGGGGCCAAGGCGGAAGGAGAGTTCCAAGCCCCACAGGTGGAGCTCGACCTGCCACTGCCCAAAGCTGGGCCCGGCAGAGGGTCCCCCAAAGGCAGAGTCCAGGCCACCCAGTTTGGCCTGCCCAAGGTGGAGGCCTCCCTGCCCAAAGTCAGCGGGTTGGAGATCCCAGAAGGGGGTCTCCAGGCCGGGCTGAAGCTGCCTGCGGCCGAAGTGGCAGCCCCCAAGGTGGACGTTGATCTGTCCTTCCCTGGGCTGGAGAGAGCCGCCCCAGAGATGACCCCTAAAGGGGAAGGCTTCAAGATCAGGGCCCCCAAGTTTGGGGTCTCTGCTGAGGAGGCGGAGCTGAAAGCACCCAGCGTCAAGGTCCCTGCTGTCGAAGTGGCCCTGGGCAAAATGGAAGAgcgggaggaggagaagctgaagGCGGAGGTGGCTCTGCCCCGCCTGGAGGTGGGGATCCCCTCAGTGGAGCTGGAGATGCCCCTGCCCAAGGGGAAGGCTGAAGCGGAGCTCCCAAGTGTCTCCACCAAGGTGCCTTTGCTCAGCCTGCCCAAGCTGGGCTCCAGAGCCCCCCTGgagaaaggggaagaagaagaaggcaggctGCCCCAGGTGGAGCTCAGCATGGGGAGGCATGAAAGCCCCAAGGCGAAAGCCAAAGGCGCCAAGATCCAGCTCCCAGGGTTCGGGATCTCCCTGACGGAACGCAAGCCAGAGAGCAAAGAGGGGGCCATGTTCCCCGAGGTGAAGGTTCCATCTCTGGACATCGCTCTCCCCAAAGTGGGCGATGTGCAGCTTTCCAGGCCCATGGTGGAGGTGGCAGCCCCCGCCGGGAGGCCAAAGTCAGGAGAGGTTGCCGAAGCACCCGGGTTCAAGTTCCAGTTGCCCCAGGTGTCTCTCCCAAAGTTTGACCTCTCTGCCAAGGCAGACTCCCTGCCCCAGATGCACACCCAGGTGCCCAGGCTGGAAGGTGAGCCCGGCGTGAAGGTCAGCGTCCCCAAGGTGGACCTCTCCTTGCCGGCAATGAGGCTGCCGGACATGCAGCTGCCCAAGGCCCCCGTGCCCAGGCCAGAGTTGGACATCTCCATGGAGAAGCCGCGGGTGGAGGTGGCCGTCCCTTCCGCTCGCCTGAGCTGTCCGTCGGCTGCCGTGCCGGCACTGGACATTGACTTGCCCAAAGTTGGGCTTGAACTGGATCTGCCAAAGGTGGAGAGGGAGCCGGCGGCCTCTGAGCAGCTGCCCCGGGGAAATGAGGTCAAGTTCAGGGTGCCCTCGCCCAAGGCTGTGAGCAGAGACTTGGAGGTGGAGATCAGTGTCCCCACGTGCCAGGGGGGCCTGCCAGAGACAGAGCCAAGGGAGAGGGTCTTGGGGGGCCCTGATGTCAGCGGGATGGTGGCCAGGATCCCCAAAGTGGACCTTTCTCTGGGGAAGGCACTGCCGGGAGGGGAAGGAGCGGCAGAGAGCAGCTTGGCTGTGAAGGGCCAGCCTTTGCCAAAAGTTGGCCTGGAAGTGGAGGGGGCCAAAGTGAAGATGCCCTCTGTCGAAATCCCATCCGTCAAGATCCCAGACATGACCCTCGAGGGCAGCAAAGCCCTGGAGGCGGAGGCTAGTATCAAGGCGCCCAGATTTACACTTCCCAAGTTCAGCATCCCTGGCCCCAAAGCCTGGAAGGCCAGCCCAGAGGCCTCCGCACCCGAGGCGGAGGGTGGCATGGAAGCCAAGCTGAAAGTGCCAAAGTTTGGGATTTCCTTTCCCAAATCGAAAGTGGATGTGGAAGGGACGGCACACAAGGCAAGGGCCCTTGAGGCTCACGGGGGCGTGGAGCTGCCGGTAGTGGATGTCGCAGTGCCGGCGGTGGACGTGGACCTCGGCCTCCCTGCGTGGCCCAGTGAAGAGCCTTCTGCCGCCCCCTTGCCCGAGGTTGGCATCGAGGTGCCCGACATCAAGCTGAAAGTACCCAAGTTTTCGCTGGCCAAATTCCGGGGCAAAGGCAAGGAAGGGGACCTGGCATTTGAGAGCCAGGAGGGCAAGTTGAGAGGGAGCAGGGAGGCCCTGGCAGGAGACCTGGGCACAAAAGTGCCCGAAAAGGAGGCCAAAGCCTCCAAGTTCAAGATGCCCTCGTTCGGCCTCATGCGCAGGGACACAGCGGGCATGGAAGCAGAAGCCAAGAAAGCCCCTGGCAGCCCCAAGGAGAAGCCCAAGGGGGGCCCCTTTGCCAAGATGCCCAAGCTGAAGCTCTCCTCCCCCAAGGTGGAAGCAGACCGAGGGAAGCTGGCACACCTCCAGGCCCCGCCCGAGCTTGAAGTGAAGGTTCCCCAGGTGGAGCTGCCCAGAATCAGTGccagggatggggtggggctgGCTGTGGGTGCAGAGAGCCCCACCCTCAAGGTGAAAGTGCCCTCTCTGGAGATCTCCATGCCCAGCAGCAGAGGTGAAGGGGAGAAGCCGGTGGTGGACGTTTCGGAGGCCGACCTCCGCGGATACGAGGGGGAGCTGAAGATCCCCAGGGTACCCTCCGTGGGCATTTCCACCCCCAAACTAGAGCTGGAAGTGAGTTTACCCACAGCCGGGGTGGAAGAACCCACACAGCCAGCAGAGGCCAAGATCCAGCTGCCGCAGGTGGAGCTGCCAAGGCTTGGGAGAGCGGAGGAGGGCGGGGCAGAGGTGCAGCTGCTTGGGGGGCACAGGCTCAGCTtcggggaggagggtggggatgGGGCGCTTGATACCTCCCTCCTGGGCACCAAGATCCGGTTGCCCAGAGTGGACCTCTCCTTGCCCAAGGGCCGCTTGTCAGATACAGAGCTGCCCCTGACGGCAGAGGGGGGAGAGGTGGGCCCCGAAGGGTCAGAAGCCAAGTTCCGGATGCCTTCAGTGGGGCTGCCCAAGTTCTCTGCCCCCCGAGTGAAGGCCCCTGAGGTGGAGCTGGATGTGGGCTCGGAAGCAGGGAAGGGGGTACGCGCCAAAGCTGGGGGCCCGGTCATCAGGCTGGCCAAATTTGGGGGCTCCACCTCGGacagggaagcagaagcagaggcgGATTCGCCCCGAGTTCCACAGCTGGAGCTGAAGGCCCCCAAACTGAGAGGCAGCGCAGAGGCGCTCAGCCCCGAGGCCAAGGAAGCAGCCCGGATCAAGATGCCCTCTGTGCCCATTGGCtttggccttgccaagggggAAGCGGAGGCCCGGGGGTCCCCCGAGGAGGGAAAGTTCAAAATCAAGCTCCCGTCCCTGGGCCTCTCCAAAGCAGGTGCAGACACCCAGCCCCTCTGCCCCCCGCCTGAAGGGGCGGACTTCTCCTTCAAGATGCCACAGATCGCCCTGCCAGACGTGGGCTTCTCAGTGGACCAGGAGGGTAAGAGTGAGGCTGCCCGGCGGGAAGCAGGGAAGCTGCCAGATCTGGATGTGGAAGTGGGAGGGTTCGAGGCCAGGCTGAAGGCGCCCCAGATCAAGGTGCCAGCTGTGGAGCTGTTGGGCTCCCAGGGGGATGGCTCTCCCTCTCCAGGCCGGCGGGGCTCAGGCGGAGGCGAGGCGGAGGGGAAGAGAGCAGCCTTCCACGTGCCCGGCGTGGAGCTCTCGGCCCCCAGCCTCAAGGCGCATGCAGAGTACCAAGTGGAGGAGGCCCAGCTCCGCCATGGCAGCTCGCAGGAGCTGAGGGGGGGCCGAGGTTTGGAGACCCCTGAGGCGGAGGCAGGGAAGAGGTACAAGGTGAAAATCCCGAAGTTTGGGCTGTCTTTGCCCAAAGGGGGAGCAGAAGGTGGGGAAGGAGGACCCCCTGGGCACGAGGGGGAGGCCAAGGTCAAGAGGCCCACGTTTGGGCTGGGGAGGGCCAAGGGCAGAGGGGCAGAGGGGCtcctggagggggagggggaggaggcagatgGCAGTAAGCGGGGGATGGCCAAGATGAAGCTGAAGCCCCCCACCTTTGGGCTCTCCCTCTCACCCAAGGCGAAGGGAGGTGGTGCTGAAGTGAATGGGGAGCTGGAGGACGGCTCTCCCCTGAAGATGAAGGTGCCCAAGCTAGGCTTCTCCAAGGGCGAGGGGGGTGCCCAAGTCAATGGGGAGCAGGCGGGGGCCTCTCTGCACAATGGGGCCAAGCTGGGCAAGATCCGCCTGCCGCAGGTGGAGCTCTCCTCCCCGCCCAAGATGGCAGGAGCAGACTTGGAGCTGAACCTGGAGCTGGTGCGGGCAGAGGAGGCCAAGGACGAAGCCCCGGGGGCCGGCAGGGGAGCCTTGGCGGCCCTCAAGGCGGCCAAGTTCAAGTCACCCAAGATCTCCTTCTCGGGCTTCAGGAAGCgcactggggagggggctgctggggCCGTGGTCTCCTCGGCTGCCCGGGTGGAGATGTCTTCTCTGGAAGCGGCTGAGATGGGCGCCAAAGGGGAGAGGTCCCCAAAGTCCCGGTTCCCCAAGGTGGCCCTGAGCCCCAAAGCTCAAGGGGGCCTGGAGGGGGGCTCCGAGCAGGGCGAGGGGGGCTTGAGGATCAAACTGCCCTCGGTGGGCTTCTCTGGGGAGCATGAGGGGCAAGTCTTGGAGGGCAGAGCGACGGGGGCCAGAGGAGAGGCAGGGGAGGCGACTGTGTGA